A genomic segment from Nitrospira sp. encodes:
- a CDS encoding Hydrogenase-4 component C, which yields MLQVLLVAVQLIMLLSLSPFIVGLIRKVKARLQCRRGASVLQPYADLAKLFRKEPVISSTTSWIFTAAPYIVFASTVAAGLLMPVFVSRSPLNFAGNIIALVYLLALGTFFMILAGLDAGSAFGGMGSSREAIVATLAEPAMMLSILAIALTAGSTNLSTIVHKSALLEGVVLAPPAHLMALAALFIVTLAETGRVPVDNPATHLELTMIHEAMVLEYSGRYLALMEWAAGIKLLVFLTLIVNVFAPWGIATSLTPSSVALGVVVYLLKVSGLAVVIGVIESMFAKLRLFRVPELLGAAFILSLLALVFFYTLRG from the coding sequence ATGCTGCAGGTGCTGCTGGTCGCCGTTCAATTGATCATGTTGTTGTCCCTCTCTCCGTTCATCGTCGGGCTGATTCGAAAGGTCAAGGCACGACTGCAATGCCGTCGCGGCGCCAGCGTACTCCAGCCCTACGCCGACTTGGCCAAGTTGTTCAGAAAAGAGCCGGTGATCTCCTCGACCACATCCTGGATTTTTACCGCCGCCCCCTACATCGTGTTCGCCTCCACGGTCGCGGCAGGCCTGTTGATGCCGGTGTTTGTCTCTCGCAGCCCGCTCAATTTCGCCGGCAATATCATCGCACTTGTCTATCTGCTGGCACTGGGGACGTTCTTCATGATTCTGGCCGGACTGGATGCGGGATCGGCGTTCGGAGGAATGGGCAGCAGCCGAGAGGCCATCGTCGCGACGCTGGCCGAACCGGCCATGATGCTGTCCATCCTGGCCATCGCGCTCACGGCCGGGTCCACGAATTTGAGCACCATCGTCCACAAGTCCGCATTGCTGGAAGGGGTCGTGCTGGCCCCGCCTGCACATTTGATGGCGCTGGCGGCGCTGTTCATCGTGACCCTTGCGGAGACCGGCCGCGTGCCGGTGGACAATCCCGCGACGCACCTCGAGCTGACGATGATCCACGAAGCCATGGTCCTCGAATATTCCGGACGGTACCTGGCGCTGATGGAATGGGCGGCGGGGATCAAGTTGCTCGTGTTCCTGACCTTGATCGTGAATGTGTTCGCGCCCTGGGGGATTGCGACGAGCCTGACGCCGTCGTCGGTGGCACTGGGCGTCGTGGTGTATCTGCTGAAGGTATCCGGCCTCGCCGTCGTGATCGGCGTGATCGAATCGATGTTCGCCAAGTTGCGGCTGTTTCGGGTGCCGGAATTGTTGGGCGCAGCGTTCATTCTGTCGCTGCTCGCGCTGGTGTTCTTCTACACGTTGAGAGGGTGA
- a CDS encoding Hydrogenase-4 component E, giving the protein MPVSTHLGSQLVDLCSVLLLLCCFAIVAQRRLSACVDLFALQSVFLAATAALVAFLTGHRHIYFAAALTIVIKVIVLPRILRKVIERLNVSRELVMNVNVPAGLLICGALVIVSFFITQPIIPLGYLLTRDSLAIALAIVLIGFFTMIARKKAVTQMVGFLVMENGVFLGATAAAYGMPLIVELGVFFDVLVAGLIVGIYTHRLQDAFDSVDTSTLTVLKE; this is encoded by the coding sequence GTGCCGGTCTCGACTCATCTCGGTTCGCAACTCGTAGACCTCTGCTCGGTGCTGCTGTTGCTCTGTTGTTTTGCCATCGTGGCGCAACGCCGTCTTTCCGCCTGCGTGGATCTGTTCGCGCTTCAGTCGGTCTTCCTCGCTGCGACCGCGGCGCTCGTCGCGTTTCTGACCGGCCATCGACACATCTATTTCGCGGCAGCTCTTACGATCGTCATCAAAGTCATCGTGCTCCCCCGCATTTTGCGGAAGGTCATCGAACGGCTCAATGTGTCGCGGGAACTGGTGATGAACGTCAACGTTCCCGCGGGCCTGTTGATCTGCGGAGCGCTGGTGATCGTCTCTTTCTTCATCACACAGCCCATCATTCCCTTGGGATATCTCCTGACGCGGGATTCCCTGGCCATTGCCTTGGCCATCGTCTTGATCGGATTTTTTACCATGATCGCGCGCAAGAAAGCGGTCACGCAAATGGTCGGCTTCCTGGTCATGGAGAACGGCGTGTTTCTGGGGGCGACCGCGGCTGCCTATGGGATGCCGCTGATCGTCGAACTGGGTGTCTTCTTCGATGTCCTGGTGGCGGGTTTGATCGTCGGGATCTACACGCACCGGCTCCAGGACGCCTTCGACAGCGTCGATACCAGCACCTTGACGGTGCTGAAGGAATGA